A window of the Lactuca sativa cultivar Salinas chromosome 7, Lsat_Salinas_v11, whole genome shotgun sequence genome harbors these coding sequences:
- the LOC111904896 gene encoding probable receptor-like protein kinase At1g11050, whose translation MNLLVTTFVFAILCCSSLVRSQTPTNSSSCPINYDYVRRIQWPTVDCRHSRDPTKTVTNSTTCCQTLLSVFGIGLAQHLKESSLFNLPDLATSSSCLSDFQMKLNSLSLPDNLASFCFDPMQFVISSNTCAAIQNLQDWRRKLGNKTVLDSSCQNDLSDLTSCDDCVAAGLAVHKQLNSMDGNSSHSSDCFYFVVLYAAGIVNELGPQSTGAVACTFGINFLPKSHKNTRSSLIYGLVGALVAVVVMSCFVGLYFWWDRKRKRENTDESGTDEFESTRPRRRPNTGSIWFKFHDLEKATDNFSSSNFIGRGGFGVVYKGVLSDGSVVAVKKIIDSEFEGNDDFCNEVEIISKLRHRNLVPLIGCCIHGEDEDYERRDDQRFLLYEYMSNGNLEDHLFPSMSRKPKLTWPQRKSIILDVAKGLAYLHYGVKPAIYHRDIKATNILLDSNMRARVADFGLAKQSREGQSHLTTRVAGTHGYLAPEYALYGQLTEKSDVYSFGVVILEIMCGRKALDLTCSDSRGFLITDWAWSLIKEGKLGHVLDPSLLGEGKDSETMNPRGIMERFVLVGILCAHVMVALRPTIMDVLKMLEGDVEVPVIPDRPTPLGHPTFTGDGKSFNISPVLSGLQLQATDMLR comes from the coding sequence ATGAATCTTTTAGTAACTACGTTTGTATTTGCAATTCTCTGTTGTTCGTCCCTAGTTCGATCTCAAACACCCACCAATTCATCCTCTTGTCCCATAAACTACGACTACGTGCGCCGGATTCAATGGCCGACCGTCGACTGCCGCCACTCCCGTGATCCAACCAAAACCGTCACCAATTCCACCACTTGTTGTCAAACCTTGCTTAGCGTCTTCGGCATCGGCTTAGCTCAGCACCTGAAAGAATCCTCTCTGTTTAACCTCCCAGATCTTGCTACATCCTCGTCTTGTCTCTCCGATTTTCAAATGAAACTCAACTCACTTTCCCTCCCCGATAACCTCGCTTCCTTTTGTTTTGACCCTATGCAGTTTGTCATTTCGTCAAACACCTGTGCTGCAATTCAGAACCTCCAAGATTGGCGCCGGAAGTTGGGGAATAAAACGGTTCTTGATTCGTCGTGTCAAAATGATCTCTCTGATCTTACTTCTTGTGATGATTGTGTTGCTGCTGGATTAGCGGTTCATAAACAACTAAATTCTATGGATGGTAATTCTTCTCATTCAAGCGATTGTTTTTATTTCGTTGTTCTTTATGCTGCTGGTATTGTCAATGAGCTCGGACCTCAAAGTACTGGTGCTGTAGCTTGTACATTCGGGATTAACTTCTTACCCAAATCCCATAAAAATACTCGTTCTTCTTTGATATATGGATTGGTTGGAGCACTTGTTGCTGTTGTAGTAATGTCTTGTTTCGTGGGGTTATACTTTTGGTGGGATAGAAAGAGGAAAAGGGAAAACACCGATGAATCAGGCACAGATGAATTCGAATCTACTCGGCCAAGAAGACGACCAAACACTGGTTCTATATGGTTCAAGTTTCACGACCTTGAAAAGGCAACCGATAACTTCTCCTCAAGCAATTTCATCGGTAGAGGTGGATTTGGGGTTGTTTATAAAGGTGTTCTCTCCGATGGGTCTGTTGTCGCTGTCAAAAAGATAATCGATTCAGAGTTTGAAGGCAACGATGACTTCTGTAACGAAGTTGAAATCATTAGCAAATTAAGGCATCGAAACCTTGTCCCCCTTATCGGGTGTTGTATCCATGGCGAAGATGAAGATTACGAGAGGAGAGATGATCAAAGATTCCTTCTTTACGAATACATGTCAAATGGTAACCTTGAAGACCATTTATTCCCATCCATGAGTCGAAAACCTAAACTGACATGGCCTCAAAGAAAAAGTATAATCCTAGATGTAGCAAAAGGGTTAGCTTATCTTCACTATGGAGTAAAACCTGCAATATATCATCGCGACATCAAAGCTACAAATATACTTCTGGATTCAAACATGAGAGCTCGAGTAGCAGATTTCGGGTTAGCCAAGCAAAGTAGAGAAGGACAATCTCATCTAACCACCAGAGTCGCCGGAACCCATGGCTATTTAGCGCCGGAATATGCTCTATACGGCCAACTAACGGAAAAAAGCGACGTATACAGTTTTGGGGTTGTGATTTTGGAGATTATGTGTGGGAGAAAAGCTTTGGATTTGACTTGTTCAGATTCGCGTGGTTTCTTAATTACTGATTGGGCATGGTCGCTTATAAAAGAAGGAAAATTAGGGCATGTTTTGGATCCTTCGTTGTTGGGAGAAGGTAAAGATTCGGAGACTATGAACCCAAGAGGGATAATGGAGAGATTTGTTCTTGTGGGAATTTTGTGTGCTCATGTAATGGTGGCTTTAAGGCCTACGATTATGGATGTATTGAAGATGTTGGAAGGAGACGTTGAAGTGCCGGTGATTCCCGATAGGCCGACGCCTCTTGGCCACCCTACCTTCACCGGAGATGGAAAATCTTTTAATATTTCGCCGGTGTTGAGTGGGCTGCAATTGCAGGCCACCGACATGCTCAGGTAG